Part of the Lolium rigidum isolate FL_2022 chromosome 6, APGP_CSIRO_Lrig_0.1, whole genome shotgun sequence genome, TGTgatcaccaccaccgtcacctccTCCGGCGCAGCCGTGGAGCGCTGGGTGGAGGAGGTGTACTCCATGCACGGCGGCGCCCCGTACGAGATCATCGTCGGGCTTGACGTCGAGTGGCGCCCCAGCTACAGCCCCGCGCAGAACCCCGCCGCGCTCCTTCAGCTCTGCGTCTGCCAGCGCTGCCTCATCTTCCAGCTCCTCCACGCCGACTACATCCCCGACTCCCTCCTGGGCTTCCTCATGGACAGCCAGTTCCgcttcgtcggcgtcggcgtggaCGCGGACGCGGACCGCCTCGGCCGTGACTACGGCCTCCAGGTGTCGAACCTCGAGGACCTCCGCGGCGTCGCGGCGGAGGTGACGGGCATCCCGGAGCTCCGGCAGGCCGGGCTGATCACTCTGGCGCGCCAGGTCCTGGGCGAGAGCATCGAGAAGCCGCAGCGGATAAGGATGGGGCCGTGGGATGCCTCCCGCCTCTCCCGCGAGCAGGTCCACTACGCctgcatcgatgcctacatctccAGCCAGCTCGGCGGGACGCTTCTCGACTGCGACTACTAGCAGGTGATGCCGTGGCAAGAGGCAAGTCTTGCAGGCTTGCATGCGAAGCGAGCTC contains:
- the LOC124659497 gene encoding Werner Syndrome-like exonuclease — protein: MAATYVTDVPFKRAVITTTVTSSGAAVERWVEEVYSMHGGAPYEIIVGLDVEWRPSYSPAQNPAALLQLCVCQRCLIFQLLHADYIPDSLLGFLMDSQFRFVGVGVDADADRLGRDYGLQVSNLEDLRGVAAEVTGIPELRQAGLITLARQVLGESIEKPQRIRMGPWDASRLSREQVHYACIDAYISSQLGGTLLDCDY